From Thalassococcus sp. S3, one genomic window encodes:
- a CDS encoding YbaB/EbfC family nucleoid-associated protein, which produces MLKGLGGLGDMAGMMKKAQEMQTKMAQLQDDLHDITVTGESGAGLVKATASAKGELKALDIDPSIFNGDDKEVVEDLILAAIKDAQQKASDRAQEEMSKLTEGLGLPKDMKLPF; this is translated from the coding sequence ATGCTGAAAGGATTGGGCGGGCTCGGCGATATGGCCGGGATGATGAAGAAGGCGCAGGAGATGCAGACCAAGATGGCGCAGCTTCAGGACGACCTGCATGACATCACCGTCACCGGCGAGAGCGGCGCGGGGCTGGTAAAGGCCACGGCCTCGGCCAAGGGAGAGCTGAAGGCGCTGGACATCGACCCGTCGATCTTCAATGGCGACGACAAGGAGGTCGTCGAGGACCTGATCCTTGCCGCGATCAAGGACGCCCAGCAAAAGGCGTCGGACCGGGCACAGGAAGAAATGTCTAAGCTTACCGAAGGGCTGGGCCTGCCCAAGGACATGAAGCTGCCGTTCTGA